In Candidatus Neomarinimicrobiota bacterium, a single genomic region encodes these proteins:
- the recG gene encoding ATP-dependent DNA helicase RecG has product MPESRSKRLDTPVQFVKGVGPKRSAVLETEGVTAVRDLIYYFPRRHLDRTTVTPIRNLEKDISATVVGKVEAGGIRTSKRRKYYQMIVNDGTGFLTCTWFNGADYIKKVFSVGDRIAFHGRIDFFKGLQMVHPEYDILSKEESDPLHTGAVIPLYPSTQALKSVGLDGRGFRRIISSALDFLEDNREEFFDEELRKGYDLIQLDEALRFIHFAPDSDRLSQATRRLKFDEHFFLQLLMALRKTGITESKGRVMSKVGPYLKLLYDQLDFELTQAQKRVLKEIRQDMGSSKVMNRLLQGDVGAGKTIVAILAAAIAVGNGAQVAIMAPTEILAHQHYGVLASYLTKTQITTALLVGKQKSSERKKILEGIADGRVQVVVGTHALIQEDVRFKDLGFVVIDEQQRFGVLQRGKLLEKGFNPDVLIMTATPIPRTLAITYHGDMDLSLLDEMPKDRKPPVTRKVNEDTLKKVYSFMSDQVEKGRQCIVVYPLIEESKKSDLEAAEAGFKTLSSKIFPNLKLALLHGRMQKEEKDGIMDGFGANEIQILVSTTVVEVGIDVPNATVMLIENAERFGLTQLHQLRGRIGRGSEKGYCILVQRKITATSRLRLDVILRTNDGFEISDEDLKLRGPGEFYGTKQHGYLKWKIADLVKDGSIIREARKAAFNVVEEDPHLRLNGHEQIRKRFMRDYQHMIHMVNIS; this is encoded by the coding sequence GTTAGAGACCTTATTTATTATTTTCCCCGCCGTCACCTTGACAGAACGACTGTTACGCCAATCAGGAATCTTGAAAAAGATATATCCGCCACGGTGGTAGGCAAAGTTGAAGCCGGCGGTATTCGTACCTCTAAAAGACGGAAGTACTATCAGATGATTGTCAATGACGGCACCGGCTTTCTGACCTGTACGTGGTTTAACGGCGCCGATTACATCAAGAAAGTTTTTTCAGTGGGTGACAGGATTGCCTTTCACGGTAGAATTGACTTTTTCAAAGGTCTTCAGATGGTCCATCCCGAATATGATATCCTCTCAAAGGAGGAGAGTGATCCATTACATACGGGAGCTGTCATTCCTCTCTATCCTTCCACTCAGGCGCTCAAATCAGTGGGGCTCGATGGTCGGGGGTTCAGGAGGATCATCAGCAGTGCACTGGACTTTCTTGAGGACAATCGTGAGGAATTCTTTGATGAGGAGTTGCGCAAGGGATATGACCTGATCCAGCTCGACGAGGCACTCAGATTCATCCATTTCGCACCAGACTCGGATCGCCTGTCGCAAGCGACACGGCGGCTGAAGTTCGATGAACATTTCTTCCTCCAGTTACTCATGGCCCTCAGGAAAACTGGCATTACTGAATCGAAAGGCAGAGTCATGTCGAAAGTGGGGCCTTATCTGAAGCTTCTCTACGATCAGTTGGATTTTGAGTTAACCCAAGCGCAGAAGAGAGTTCTGAAGGAGATCCGGCAAGACATGGGATCATCCAAGGTGATGAACAGGCTGTTGCAGGGAGATGTTGGCGCGGGTAAAACCATTGTGGCCATCCTGGCGGCGGCTATTGCGGTGGGTAACGGTGCTCAGGTAGCGATCATGGCGCCTACGGAAATATTAGCTCATCAGCACTACGGTGTGTTAGCGTCCTACCTGACGAAAACGCAGATCACCACGGCGTTGCTGGTGGGTAAACAGAAGTCGTCTGAGAGAAAGAAAATCCTGGAAGGGATCGCCGACGGCCGGGTGCAGGTGGTGGTGGGTACACACGCTCTAATTCAAGAGGATGTCCGGTTTAAGGACTTGGGATTTGTTGTCATCGATGAACAGCAGCGGTTTGGTGTCTTGCAGAGGGGTAAGCTGCTTGAAAAAGGGTTTAATCCGGATGTCCTGATCATGACGGCAACGCCCATCCCGAGAACGCTGGCAATAACCTATCACGGCGATATGGATCTCTCCCTGCTGGACGAAATGCCTAAAGATCGGAAACCACCGGTAACCCGGAAAGTGAATGAGGACACGCTGAAGAAAGTTTATAGTTTCATGTCTGACCAGGTTGAGAAAGGTCGCCAATGTATCGTCGTCTACCCTCTCATCGAGGAGTCGAAAAAGAGTGATCTGGAGGCGGCTGAAGCCGGATTTAAAACTCTTTCCAGTAAGATTTTCCCCAATTTGAAATTGGCGCTCCTTCACGGCAGAATGCAGAAAGAAGAAAAGGACGGAATCATGGACGGGTTCGGCGCTAACGAGATCCAGATACTGGTTTCCACTACCGTGGTGGAGGTGGGCATTGATGTACCCAATGCCACGGTGATGCTGATAGAGAACGCCGAGCGGTTCGGACTGACGCAGCTTCACCAGCTAAGAGGACGAATAGGTAGGGGCTCCGAAAAGGGGTACTGCATTCTCGTACAGCGTAAGATTACGGCAACTTCCCGTCTCAGACTGGATGTTATCTTGAGGACGAACGACGGATTTGAAATCTCTGACGAAGACCTTAAATTACGCGGCCCTGGCGAGTTTTACGGTACCAAACAGCATGGATATCTCAAGTGGAAAATCGCAGATCTGGTGAAAGACGGTTCCATCATTCGTGAAGCGAGAAAGGCGGCTTTTAATGTTGTTGAAGAAGACCCCCATCTGAGACTGAACGGACATGAGCAGATCAGGAAACGGTTCATGCGCGATTATCAGCATATGATCCATATGGTCAATATCAGCTGA